DNA from Archaeoglobus veneficus SNP6:
CTCTATAATGGCTATCGGTACCTGAGTGACTGCGAAAATCCCCATGAAAACGGCTGCCGAGGAAACTACGCCTGAAATCCCGTATCCCGAAGGGAACGCAAGGGCAAGCTGTAGCGATGTGACAACGTACGTCGTCCAGTCTGCAATGACTGCTGCGAGGAACGTTGAAGGAGCGATGTCCAGCCCAACTTTTCTGGCGAATTTGTAGACAATCCAGCCTGCAAACGGCCCTATTATTCCCATTGATGCAGTGTTCGCTCCAAGCGTTGTTATCCCGCCATGGGCAAGAAGCAGTGCCTGATACAGCAGGACTATGGCGGAAAGGAATGCCGTTATTGCGGGGCCGAAAAGCACGACTGCTATGCCTGTTCCAGTTGGGTGGGAACAGCTTCCCGTGACAGATGGAATTTTAAGAGCTGAGAGGGCGAATATGAACGCTCCAGCCACTGCTATCATCGCCCTGCTTGATGCATCCTTTTCAACGATTTTCTTTACCTTCCACGCTCCGTAGGCAATGATGGGGATGGAGAACGCGTACCACAGAGCACACCATTCGACTGGCAAAAATCCCTCCATTATGTGCAATGTTCCACCTCCTTGATGTAGTGTCAAATAAATTTGATTATTTAAATGTGTCGGAAGAGAGCACAGTATTATTTAGAATTTTTTTAATAATATTGGTTAGTGAACTAACATTATTTTCGACATTATTTTTAGAAACCCTTATATCTGAACATAGCAGAATCCACGCGGTGGTAGAATAATGAGGAAAATGTCAATTGGCTGTCTGCTGGTTATTCTCGTCTTCTTGGCACCACTAGCTGCAGCCAAGACAACGGAAGACACGAGCAGAGTAATTGTCGTTTTTAAAGACGGGATGAAGGCGGAGGATGTCGATTTTATCAAGAAATGCGGAGGCAAGGTAAAGAGACATCTGAAGCTGGTAAACGGAGGAGTAGTAGAGATTCCGGCAAAGGCAATCGAGAAGCTGAAAAAGAATCCACGAATTAAGTATGTGGAGCCAGATCTAAGAATTCACGCTTTTCAGGAGATTGTTCCCTGGGGTGTTGATAGAATCGATGCCGATGTTGTCTGGACGTTCGGAAATAAGGGCATGGGGGTTAACGTCTGTGTCATAGATACTGGCATTGACTACACACATCCCGATTTGGATGATAATTATAAAGGAGGTTACGACTTCGTTAACGATGATGACGATCCTCTTGACGACAATGGCCATGGAACACACTGTGCTGGCATAATTGCTGCGGAGAACAACACCGAGGGCGTGATTGGCGTAGCTCCTGAAGTTATGGTCTTGAGCAAAACTATTTATACTAAAAATAACAACCAAAACCATGGGTAGAAAACGCGTCTACGAAGTAGTGAAGCATCTGCCAGCAGAAGAACTCGATAGAAGAATCAAAAGGCTTGAAAAAGACACGAGAGTTCTTAAGAGACTTTACTTCATAAGATACCTCTATAAAGGAATGAACGTTGAAGAAGCCGCCGAACTCGTAGGAATTACCAAAGCAACAGGCTACGCATGGCTAAAAAGGTGGAACTCAAAAGGCTACGAAGGCTTAATTCCGGAATTTGGAGGGGGAAGGCCAGCAAAACTCACGAAGGAGCAGAAAGAGAAACTCAGAGAGATGCTAAAAGAAGGGGATTCGTGGACGACGAAAGAAGTTCAGGAGCTAATTGAAGCTGAGTTTGGAGTTAAGTATTCTTCGTGGCAGGTCAGGAGAATTCTCAGATCTTTTGGCATGAAATACGCTAAACCTTATCAGAAGGATTACAGAAAGCCCGATAACGCTGAGGACACTTTAAAAAACCTGGATGAAGCTGAGATTGATCAAGACATCCTAGGATTCATTGATGAGATGGCAGTCGAAGCGAATGCAAATACTGCAAGGCTGTGGAGTTTCGGAAAGCCGGTTAAAAGAGTTGCCACGTACGTCAAAGCTAAGGTTTCAGGATTCTATAGCTTGAACGGAGAGAGCGTAATAGAGTTTCCAGAAAGAAACAGGACTGAAGAATTCATAGCATTTCTAAAAAAGATTAGAGAAGCAAATCCTGGGAAAAGAATCGTGATCGTTCTCGATAATTTCAGGACGCATCATGCAAAGAAAGTGAGAGAGGAAGCTGAAAAGCTTGATATTGCACTGGTTTATCTCCCTCCCTACTCTCCCGACTTGAATCCGATTGAGAACGTTTGGAAGAGCGTTAAAAGGTTTGTTTCTGAAGTATCTCCGCTGAATATAGAGGAGCTGAAGGAAACGATTTCCAAGGCTTTCAGAAAGTTAACTGAATCAATCTCCTTTGCAACGGCTTGGATTGAGAAGTTCTTGGGAGATAAGTTTAAGATGTTTTGCACCTAACCATAATTGAGGTTTGAGAAGAGATGGCACAGGAAGTGATACCTTGCTCGCTCCCGTTAGGATCAAGGGTCAGCGATACTGGATAGAATTCTCGATAAGGGGCGAGCTCTGGACACCCATTCCCGACATAACCGAGCTGCGAAAGCTCGTTCTGAAGGAGATCTGCATTAACGATGTTTACGAAGACTGGGAGATCGCCTACGACGTGAAGAGAACTGCTGCTATGCTCCTTAAGCGTGGCTTATCTCCGAAGCAGGTCGTACAGGAGATGGTGGAGCTCTACGGGATTCCCGAACCTCACGTTTTCGAAGTTC
Protein-coding regions in this window:
- the cbiM gene encoding cobalt ECF transporter S component CbiM, with amino-acid sequence MHIMEGFLPVEWCALWYAFSIPIIAYGAWKVKKIVEKDASSRAMIAVAGAFIFALSALKIPSVTGSCSHPTGTGIAVVLFGPAITAFLSAIVLLYQALLLAHGGITTLGANTASMGIIGPFAGWIVYKFARKVGLDIAPSTFLAAVIADWTTYVVTSLQLALAFPSGYGISGVVSSAAVFMGIFAVTQVPIAIIEGIVAALLMKHLAQTRPAVEGVLA
- a CDS encoding S8 family peptidase encodes the protein MRKMSIGCLLVILVFLAPLAAAKTTEDTSRVIVVFKDGMKAEDVDFIKKCGGKVKRHLKLVNGGVVEIPAKAIEKLKKNPRIKYVEPDLRIHAFQEIVPWGVDRIDADVVWTFGNKGMGVNVCVIDTGIDYTHPDLDDNYKGGYDFVNDDDDPLDDNGHGTHCAGIIAAENNTEGVIGVAPEVMVLSKTIYTKNNNQNHG
- a CDS encoding IS630 family transposase yields the protein MGRKRVYEVVKHLPAEELDRRIKRLEKDTRVLKRLYFIRYLYKGMNVEEAAELVGITKATGYAWLKRWNSKGYEGLIPEFGGGRPAKLTKEQKEKLREMLKEGDSWTTKEVQELIEAEFGVKYSSWQVRRILRSFGMKYAKPYQKDYRKPDNAEDTLKNLDEAEIDQDILGFIDEMAVEANANTARLWSFGKPVKRVATYVKAKVSGFYSLNGESVIEFPERNRTEEFIAFLKKIREANPGKRIVIVLDNFRTHHAKKVREEAEKLDIALVYLPPYSPDLNPIENVWKSVKRFVSEVSPLNIEELKETISKAFRKLTESISFATAWIEKFLGDKFKMFCT